A stretch of Hoplias malabaricus isolate fHopMal1 chromosome 10, fHopMal1.hap1, whole genome shotgun sequence DNA encodes these proteins:
- the LOC136708054 gene encoding C-C chemokine receptor type 5-like: protein MDLKPDYENHAAPCYNSNVKEFGRVFLPTLYSIVFIAGFIGNGLVAYVLIKYRQRSNMADMCLLNLAIADLLFLISLPFWAHYAAMNQWTFGNFMCKAVTAFYMLGFYGSIFFMILITVDRYVVIVHALASLISRQHSANVALACFMWILSLMASLPTMIFSQSKNESTCKPEYPDQTYWKKFGYIQLNFGLILPLLIMVFCYSQIIYTLYHMKSQKKHKSIRLVLVLVIVFFVFWTPYNVVTFLFLLHHTGYLQSCEWQQSLNLSMQWVETIAFSHCCLNPIIYAFVGQRFRTLFIKALKESFPACFNKCKMLSTEPSEEKSSVYS from the exons ATGGatcttaaaccag attATGAAAACCATGCAGCACCCTGCTACAACAGCAATGTAAAGGAGTTTGGCAGAGTTTTCCTCCCCACTCTCTACAGCATAGTCTTCATAGCAGGATTCATTGGCAATGGCCTGGTGGCGTATGTCCTCATCAAATATCGCCAGAGATCAAATATGGCCGACATGTGCCTCTTGAACCTGGCGATAGCTGACCTGCTGTTCCTCATCTCTCTGCCCTTCTGGGCCCACTACGCTGCCATGAACCAGTGGACCTTTGGGAACTTCATGTGCAAGGCTGTGACAGCCTTCTACATGCTGGGCTTCTACGGCAGTATCTTCTTCATGATCCTGATAACAGTGGATCGTTATGTTGTCATTGTCCATGCCCTCGCCTCGCTAATTTCCAGGCAGCACTCAGCCAATGTGGCCCTGGCTTGTTTTATGTGGATACTCAGTCTGATGGCTTCTCTGCCAACCATGATATTCTCCCAGTCAAAGAACGAGTCTACATGCAAGCCAGAATATCCTGATCAAACCTACTGGAAAAAGTTTGGCTACATACAGCTAAACTTCGGCTTGATCCTCCCACTCCTCATAATGGTGTTCTGCTACTCTCAGATCATCTACACCTTGTACCACATGAAGTCTCAAAAGAAGCACAAATCCATCAGGCTCGTCCTGGTCTTGgttattgttttctttgtctTCTGGACGCCCTACAACGTGGTCACATTCCTGTTCCTCCTTCATCACACGGGGTACTTGCAAAGTTGTGAATGGCAGCAAAGCCTGAACCTGTCCATGCAGTGGGTGGAGACCATCGCCTTCAGTCACTGCTGCCTCAACCCCATCATCTATGCCTTTGTTGGCCAGAGGTTCAGGACATTATTCATTAAAGCCCTGAAAGAGTCATTTCCAGCTTGCTTCAACAAGTGCAAAATGCTCAGCACTGAGCCGTCTGAGGAGAAAAGCTCAGTTTACTCCTGA